GACGCTGAAAGTTTATTTACACGTAGTCGTTTACATGAAATTACGCATCATCCCCTCGTTGCTATGCGCCGCCATGTTGCTGGTCAGTGCTTCATGGGGCACACAGCCTTCTGCTAATCCGCTGCCAACCCATAGCATGTGGGACGCACTGCTGAAGAAGTACGTCAGCGCCGAAGGAAAAGTGAATTACCAGGCATGGTTGCCACATATCGATCCGTTAAAAGATTACTTACGATACATTGCGGAAAATCCACCGACATCAACATGGTCGGATGATGAGCAAAAGGCGTACTGGATTAACGCCTATAATGCCTTTACCGTAAAACTTATCCTGGACAATTATCCGGTCAAATCCATTAATAACATCGGAACAACATCCTCCAAACCCTGGGATATCATGTTCATTGAGATCGGTGGACAAAAATATTCGCTTAACATGATAGAGCATGAAAAGTTAAGGAAGGCCTTCCACGATCCGCGCATTCACTTCGCCCTCAACTGTGCCTCCAAATCCTGCCCACCATTACTGAACGCCGCTTATACCGCTAATCAGCTTCATGCCCAGCTTGAAGAACAGACGCGTGCATTCATCAATGATAAAACGCAGAACCTTATCGGAACCGACAAGGCAACCATTTCAAAGATATTCAATTGGTATGCCGAAGACTTTGCCAGCTCCGGAGGGGTGGTTTCCTTTATCAACAAGTATACGGATGGTGGTCTGAAAGAAGGGGCAACCATTACATATCAGGACTACAACTGGAGCCTGAATGAGTAAACCAACTTCATTGTACACCAACGCCCTGATCGGTGAAAGCAGTCCATATCTGTTACAGCACGCCCACAACCCGGTTAACTGGCATCCATGGAGCAATACGATCCTTCAAACCGCACAACAGGAGGACCGGCTCATCATCATCAGCATAGGCTATGCCGCCTGTCACTGGTGTCATGTGATGGAGCACGAATCCTTTGAGAATGAACAGGTGGCCGGGGTCATGAACAGCCACTATGTTTCGATAAAAATTGACCGGGAAGAACGTCCCGACATCGACCAGGTATATATGGACGCTGTTCATCTCATGGGGCAGCAGGGCGGATGGCCGCTCAACGTGATTGCACTCCCGGACGGGCGCCCCATCTTTGCAGGCACCTATTTTCGCAAAGAAGATTGGATCAATGTTCTTCGCTTTTTCGTGAAAATGTATGAAGAGAAAAAAGAAGAACTGATTACAAGAGCACAGCAGGTGACGGATGGTTTACAGACCGGGAATATTAAATTCAACGTCACAAAGGAAACAGCACATTCTTCAAACGACCTCCATGCATTGTTTAAAAACTGGCTCCCATCGTTTGACAGAGAAAAAGGTGGAAGCTCCGGCGCCCCCAAGTTCCCTATGCCCGCCACATTGCTTTACCTGCTAAGGCATACCCGACATTCGGACTCACAGGAAACGGCAAAGAACATTCTGAAGACCACCCTGGATCATATGGCAGCAGGTGGGATATACGACCAGATCGGTGGTGGCTTCGCAAGATATTCCACGGATGAAGATTGGCTGGTGCCACACTTTGAAAAAATGCTGTACGACAATGCACAACTTATCAGTGTATATTCAGAAGCCTTCCTGCTCTTCAATGATGAGGAGTATGCACGGATCGTCAGGGAAACCATCGCATTTTGCAACCGGGAACTCCGATCATCCGAAGGCACCTGCTTTTCCTCGCTTGACGCCGATAGTGAAGGAGAGGAGGGCAGGTATTATGTCTGGACCACAGATGAACTGGAAAGCATACTAGGCAGCGACACACCTGAGTTCATCAAGCGATATCGTTGCACAACGGAAGGAAACTGGGAGCATGAAAAGAACATCCTGCACCTTGACCCTGCTGACCTTTCAAACAGCGCTTCCGATGAAAAATGGAAGAAACGTTTGCTTGAAGCCAGATCCACAAGGGCAAGACCCGGACTGGATGACAAAACGCTGACCTCCTGGAATGCACTTATGGCCAGGGGACTGGTTGACGCATACAAGGTTCTGAAAGAAGAATCCTACCTGCAACAAGCGATCACCCTGTGCGAATTCATTCACAATACCCAGTGGAATGGAGAACTGTTATTCAGAAATTATAAGAACGGAAAAAGTTCCATTCCCGGATTTCTTGATGACTATGCCCTGACCATTGATGCATGGGTGGCCCTCTACAAGGTAACACTGAATGAAGAATGGATAC
This window of the Flavobacteriales bacterium genome carries:
- a CDS encoding thioredoxin domain-containing protein, producing MSKPTSLYTNALIGESSPYLLQHAHNPVNWHPWSNTILQTAQQEDRLIIISIGYAACHWCHVMEHESFENEQVAGVMNSHYVSIKIDREERPDIDQVYMDAVHLMGQQGGWPLNVIALPDGRPIFAGTYFRKEDWINVLRFFVKMYEEKKEELITRAQQVTDGLQTGNIKFNVTKETAHSSNDLHALFKNWLPSFDREKGGSSGAPKFPMPATLLYLLRHTRHSDSQETAKNILKTTLDHMAAGGIYDQIGGGFARYSTDEDWLVPHFEKMLYDNAQLISVYSEAFLLFNDEEYARIVRETIAFCNRELRSSEGTCFSSLDADSEGEEGRYYVWTTDELESILGSDTPEFIKRYRCTTEGNWEHEKNILHLDPADLSNSASDEKWKKRLLEARSTRARPGLDDKTLTSWNALMARGLVDAYKVLKEESYLQQAITLCEFIHNTQWNGELLFRNYKNGKSSIPGFLDDYALTIDAWVALYKVTLNEEWIQRANELTEYVLIHFGDHESPLLYYTSDLDPPLINRSKEISDNVIPASNSVMAKNLYNLGRYLDKYEWLTRSESMLNQVKAHVIRYPAYHANWAVILNWFINEPFEVAITGSDAMVHLETAFKQLDPDTLLMGTKDGQSDLPLLSGKFKKDRTLIYACKNKTCGAPVETIGDLVM
- a CDS encoding DUF547 domain-containing protein translates to MLLVSASWGTQPSANPLPTHSMWDALLKKYVSAEGKVNYQAWLPHIDPLKDYLRYIAENPPTSTWSDDEQKAYWINAYNAFTVKLILDNYPVKSINNIGTTSSKPWDIMFIEIGGQKYSLNMIEHEKLRKAFHDPRIHFALNCASKSCPPLLNAAYTANQLHAQLEEQTRAFINDKTQNLIGTDKATISKIFNWYAEDFASSGGVVSFINKYTDGGLKEGATITYQDYNWSLNE